The following nucleotide sequence is from Vanessa cardui chromosome 19, ilVanCard2.1, whole genome shotgun sequence.
ATTGATGACGATTGCCTCATCGTTGGGCTCAGTCGCGACTTCTTGAAACCAAGAGAACAGCCACGCAAGAGTCCCGATGTCCTCTGTCCGGTAGATTTCGAATATTATAAGAAGGCTGTTGAGAGGGTAAGTGTCTAGTATATTTTCGTCTGATTGAGTTCgattaatataggtatatttttaagaaaaaggtTTAGTAAAATATGGACGTGGAAGTCACTAGTCGTAATGCTAATTACCAACTAAAGAAACGTAAAATTTAACAGTTCCAAGAAGATCACCCCAAGTTGACAAAAATGTACATGTCCAAAGATATTGACCCAGTACCAATAGAAAATGAGATTCAAGATCTGAAGCGAACCGAGTACCTTACTAAGTACTGTTCCAGAGGTATGtgtaatttatcaaacaatataatattacatacgtATTTTAAACGAGGCAGTGGCCATAAAAACAATCCGAGTTgcaactaattttataatatggaaATTTTAGATTCGACTAATTCTGACAGTTTCGTGATACGTCGACAAGTGAAAATTTTACTAATCGAAACATTAATAGACAAAGAGGCCGCAATCTATATTAAGAAACACTCCGTTATAactgtataatatgtttttctaAGTCATAATTCTACGGTGAAAAGCCATCATAAAAATCCCAACGATAGACAAACACTCTTGTCAAGAAAAGACCTGATTGCTCTATCCTCATGGCTCGATTTAGGTATCTAAAAGTCTACGGACAACAAAGTACTCCTAATTAtgtgctattttaataattcttttcatCATGTCACTTAAATCGTGCTCTATCTTTAATGTATCACTATAAGCTGCTCAATGTATGCAACATGCAATGTATTTGAGCGTCGCATGTACATTCGGCAACTATATATTGTAGAAACAACATCGGTGTTGATTAATATACATTGAGTAATTTTAAGAAGAACGAACACAATCTCTGACTTATTAGCCACGGCACGAGTCGAATAGATGAAATATAATCATCAAAACACATGCAAACAAAGTAGGGTAGTACTTGCCTACATTTAAGCTCTGTAGAATTTTcgaaaatttcaattattaaagttttttttcagAGCTTCCCTTCATGTCAGTAAACCTTGCAAGACGAGCTCGTGCCCTTCAAACTCTGCGCTTACCTGATGACATCTACATACCAGACACTAGCCAAAAGGGCTCGTACAGGCATCCGAAACCTGAAAAATACAAGGATCCACCGTCTTCATTGTCTATGAAACCTAAATTTGATCCATCTTTACAAAGTAATCATAACCTTACTAAACTAATTATCATCACCTGTAGCTAGTAAATAAGtttaagaaaactttttaacgataaaacctttaaatatatacaaaaacatttggtAATTTGGCAAAATTACCACCGTCTAGAAAatgattaaatacaaattatcgtACAATTGAATTCTTTATCCAGAAAATTAATTACGCCAAATTATTAAAAGCGATTTGTCTTTGAGGTTCCCTCCTCCTAGAATAAAGTGTGTACTGTAAAGAAAAAAGTATTGTAAGTATTCTGTAAGAAAAAACGAAACTCGCCAGAAATAAATACGTAAATTGTCAGAATGGGATAATATGCGTCATTGactatcataaaaaatacacgaaTTAAATTACTGAATTACATTAACTTGGCTTTCAACATTTCAGTAGTGAGATGCGAAGTGAAGTACGCCTACGCCTATTCAGTTGGTGTggctaattataacggatgaatcgcgtatattaattattttttttttaaaacatcccgacgtttcgagcactttgcagtgttcgtggtcagtctacccgtgaccacgaacactgcaaagtagattcatccgttataattagttttatttaaatgtgtaataatcgcgaaaatttaagacaacattcaGTTGGTGTGGTTTAAAAAGTACCTACCTATGTATTGCTAGCTTTTTAATCAATAAGAGAATATATTTAGGAAAAGTAATTTTTGTCTACAATTATTCGTAATTACAGAGGAACTCCGGCGCATCCTACGGGTCCGCACCGGTGACACCAGTTACGGAGTCAGCCACGGACTCTTGGCTGAAGTTGTTCTTGAAAGATGTCCGTTTGGTAAACCTCGAGAAGAACCAAAATACGGTCGTTGGCGCAATCCGTACATTTATTGCTAtagaatttaacttttttaatggaGTTATATATTTGTCATACCGATACACttaaacttttgtaattatttcatacCAATGCCAGAAGGTTTGGTCCTAAAATTTGTTAAACGCGTAGTTTAGAAggcttattaaaatatctcttatgttatttgtttgtttacataaccattccttacacttATAAGAAAATGGTTGTTGCTCGCCTTATAGGTGTTGGTATATTAACATGCAAACAACACCATCAATTACATATATTCCAAGTTGTATCCGCACCACCTAGACCTCCGAAAATCCATAACATCTTATGAGCCTCTCATTTGCCccctatataagaaataaatactgaaagAAACtagatacataaatttaaaataataaatcattaaaaagctTAGTATACATTTGAACAAGCATTGAACGTCGCTCATGTAAAAGCTTCCTCGTGTATAGACCGACTTTTATTTCACAAGCAATAGGAACACCGCAACACAAGgattgtaatttattgaaaCCATGTTGTGGATTCTTCGAAGGTTAGTTTAGGTACATTACTTTCCATTCGATGAACTATTATACAATAGGAATAAAAGTCTACATCGATTACAAATCAGCCTCCTTAATGATGTActcaaataaaatgattaaataaatgaatgcaaTATCTAATGAGTTCCACTGCAAAGAGGTCGACACAAAATAATCGCGATGTCAACGATCAATCCGCAAATGTCAAAACAAACACATGATaccaaaagatttttttaaattaaattttacatttatatatgacTAATGCTTACAAAAATTCTAGTGATGTcaggattaaaataaattaaataaactatggATCACTATCTTACAACTTATAAGAAAGATTACTTATGGCCCAACTTACCTGGTTCGTCCACAGGGACCGCTGGAGCAGGTCTTGCGGAGTTAGTACacgaacataatatttattcaaggaCTTTATAAACtccatatataacaatattaaattaagataacatGTAAAAACACTACTGATTCGTAATATAGATTCTAAAAAGTAGAACTCAGCTTCAGTGTTTTGGTTGAATTACACTGATAAAATTATCACTAAATTCTTTTAAccttatattttgtaaaagaaGCTGCAAAAAGTTACAAGAAAAGATAGccctattattttttaaatttttggtaaaaagtaataaattaattattaataatttttcgtcAATAATCTTTACAGATTCTTATATTTCTCCACCCTAAATATTCGTCTTAATATGatagattaaaaatttattttatctataggGTCCCAAAACTCTCAGGCGAGGAGCTTGCCTTCTATCAAGCATGTATGCAACATACGCGTCCGCCAGACTGTAGATGTCCACAGTATACTGGAGCGGAAGTACAACTACCCCCTGGTAAAGAAGGGGGATGGAGTCGAAACGAGGTCTATTCAATTGTCAACATAAACTCGATTTTCAAACCGAAACTGTATTGAATTTTGACGATTATATGTTAATCACcgatttacattacattttttgagTCACAACAGTATGAATACTGTAAACCACCAAACGTGTCTGACGTTTggtactattaaaaaaacctttatgatgttataaatataatacagaaaaccCCAATGACTTACTGATCtctctaaaattttaatataacttgatTCCGCAGCCGTTTAACCATATTACTGGACAAACGAACActcaaattataaacactataaaaattatgttttgtagATGATGGGACCATTACTGGATCCAAAACTCTATCCAGTTCGAGTTGGTGCCAGTCCAGAGACTGCTACCTCACGCTATGATCAGCCAAATGCGTTCTTAGATAAGgtattgaattttattcaaatacgtACTAGATTTGTACCAATTGACTCTAATATTTTGAACACTTTATAAGCCCTCGCGTTGAGAAAATGACTAACTTAGTTTTGTctagtcgagatagcccagtggttagaatgcgtacatcttaaccgatgattgcgggcttaaacctaggcaagcaccgctgtttcatgtgcttaatttgtctttataattcatctcgtgctcagcggtgaaggaaaacatcgtgaggaaacctgcatgtgacaaatttcatacaaattctgccatatgtgtattccaccaacccgcattggaacagcgtggtggaatatgttccaaaccttctcctcaaagggagaggaggcctttagcccaacactgggaatttacaggttgttgttgttgcagtTTTGTCTCTTCTCTTTATGGGTAGTAGGAAGAAGGTATATGAAAAAagttgtaataataacaatgttaTTTCTCTTTCAGTTGCAGTCAAAGTACCCAATGCTGTACAGCATTCTGCAGAACGAGGCATCTCCTGAATTAAAACAACGAATTGACCGAGATCGCAACAAAACTACATATCAAGTGGATTACTGTGAAGCCGGTAAGTAGTAATAGACGATAGCGGTTGCTTAAGGCAGTCCAGTCATTATGGACATTTGGAGATGCAAATAAACTGATATGAATGTAGGAAGATCTTTGTATATATAGGTAATTAAGTTATCAATAAGCATCAATATTAAGTTAAAGATTTTCAGGacctacataaaaatatttttagatggaGATAGGATGAGGTCGAATAGTTCATTCAAcgagcttgtttttttttatatatgactaGACTACATAGACACGtcatataaagttttttaaactATTGTATAAGcgatgacatttaaaaatgaaactttatttcctaatttaaaaattattttggacTATGCAACGAAAAttatcacaaaataaattaaatcataaaattccTCATCTTAAAGGTCCAGGGGCAAAGTTTGAGGGTCTCCAAAGGGCAGCCGATGAAAGTGGTACAGGACCATGTGCACAACCAATGAGGTTACCAGGAGATCCCTGCAGAGTAGGACCTAAGCCAAGGAGATCGACACCTAAAACGATTTCTAAGCAAGCCGGTGGTTCTGCAAGTGATCCAAGAGCCAAATGTGGTAAGTTTGCGAAACGAATTAACTAGTATCTTTCGGTTATTTCTCCTTTTTTGGATAATAATTTGACTTTGATGTTATATTTGCATGTGTATTTAATCCCTGTACTATTTATAGAAACAACATCAGCGGTGCCACCTCTGGGTAAAACTGAATATCAAGATGGCGTATCAAAACTTGGGGCTATTATAATGCGCGATAAATTACACAGACGATGAAttatgcaaaaataaaattgaaacaagtaataaatttctaatttaaatattaaaacggcTCTTTTATTTATTGAGGTCATCAACTGTTAAGTCAACatattgctttaaatatttttatatgagaaGTTAGTTTAGAAGTACTCTCATTACTTAATTACAAATGAATCCTTTcctataaagaaaataaagacgAAAAACTTTAGCGTAGCGTTTTGCCCTCATTTCGCTATATTTAATGTTCGTAGTAAGGTATGTATGAACAAATTGAAAAGTagtcgtaaaaaatactttatttcactaaatatataaataaaacacgacATGATAAATAGACGTTTATGTATAAAAGCAGGTATACAATCTGTCACGCGGGCGGCGTCCGGGCACTCGATATGAGCTCGCCTCTTTTGTAAAGCATTACTTCTTTCTTCTCTTCTCTCTTAATTGTATGATCCTCTGCAGATCTTCGAGCAATTTGGTCGTCTCTTCGGACGGATTGCTCATCCCTTCTGGTACTGTGGTCATTTCTTCGGACGTTGTAGTCGTCCCTGTTATGGTCATCTCTTCTAGCACTGTGATCGTCTCTCCTGACAATTTCTTCTCGTCGCACAGTGTGCTCTTGCCGTGAAGACACACGAGTGGTTCGCGACACTGTGGTTTCGTCGTGTTGCCTGACGACAACGGCTCTTGCGTCTGATGTGTTGCGCTCTCTAGAGacacattttataattacttttacattCAGCTCACAGCTTACGATATTAGTATATTCGATCGCACGAGTACAGgcacattacaaataataatcaatgattCGCTATGTATCTAATAATTCTTTAGAAGCTAATACTAAAGCCGATGAGTGTGATGTAGCCAGCTACTCATTATTATCAAGTTTGTCTTATGGTAGTCCGCCAGCTCACCTGCCGAAGGCGACGAGGCGCTCGATGTCGGCGTGGCGGCGCTCGGGTCGCTCGGGGCGCTCGGGGCGCtcggcgcgcggcggcggcgagGCGGGCGGCGACGCGCTGGACGCGGGCGAGGGCGACGCGGCCGCCGACTGCGACGCGGCGGACGACGGCGACGCGGCCGACGAGCCCACGGCCGAGTCGCGCTTGGCGGACGACGACGAGCCCGACGTGGAGCGGCGCCGCGGCCGCACGGCGGGGATGTGCAGCGACGCCGTGATCACACACTCGTCCTCCGACACGTTGCCCGTCTAAGGCGCCAAAACAGAACATTAAGATATCCGTTACGAAAATGAATCGATCAGTACCAGCCCACACGCACTCGGCGAGTGAGCGTACAGTGTTTAGTGAGTGTCGTGTATCtagtcatattttattttttttttttttttatggtataggttggcggacgagcatatgggccatctgatggtaagtggttaccatcacccatagacaatgacgctgtgagaaatattaactattccttacatcgtcactgcgccactaaccttgggaactaagatgttatgtcccttgtgcctgtagttacactggctctaaATTGAGAGTCACTCAAGTGTTTAGTTAATCTTACAGTCGTTACCAATTTAACTTTACCTCGATACCGACTAAAATGTGACAGAAATACTCTTACGTCTATAATAGCAGTATTAACTACTATTTATGACTAATCCGCTCTCAATAAGATCCAAAAGCAAAATGAAATTGAGACACAAGAAATTACTTAAATAGAGCAATCCAAACAAAAtccatattttttgtaaaaaattgttaataatcgACGAACTTATGAGACTAACCTCATTGTAGTCACTGGCGGAGTCGTTAGAGTCGGGGGCGGAATCTCGCGGCGGAGAGCTGACGATGCCACTACTCGCTCGCTCTTCACTGCTGCGTACCctgtttattttgaatgttatttcaatgaaatttatatatacatactatactAGGTAGTGCTACTTAAGCTTCCAGTTACAGTCTTCGTTTTTGCAACaagtcttaaaaatataacagtatCTAAGCAGTAACATATCTATGTATATCTGTGAAAATTCCATATCTACGCACgatacaaatgaaaattatctttaaatatcCTAATAATTAGTATCATGCAGAACATTCAATTAGTACTTCTTAGTAATGAAAGCTCAATAATAGCTGTAACAACTGAAATGGACAGTTCATTGATAATTTGACCTAGacaaaatgcaattttttttcaatgattgTGGTGTAGAAGATCACAGCCAAGCTTATGAATTATCGAATGACTATGTAAACAAAAGCTGATAAAATTTAAGATGATAATGATTACGGGTTGTATATAAGTAAGAAGTTATTCAACAAAGTACTACTGTAAATCTTAAGTGCCTGAAGAACTATTACTTGAAAGGCTTTGAAGCGTCATTAACGATTTGAATAACAACTAAAAAACATTACTCAAGTAGATTTTACAAGTCAACACAACCAAGCTTTTCTATCcagaattatattttgtaactcTTGTGACAAAGGAAGTGTCGTAGACAAAATCACAAGCGTTGATACCAAATCGAATCAGAATGCTGTAGGCCATTCtataacaagaaactcgaatctcatcGCAGAACACGATTTAATGTGTCAGAATATTAAATgtgacaattaatataaaatttataagatatactTATCAAAATTGCGTATCACTTTAAATcagttgtcaacatttcacgagtgagatacgaagtgatttttttacaaaatcgcACTGctgttacaaaaataatggtGACATGGTTATAAAATAGCTTTTTTAGGTCATGCAGATATTAATAAAAGGACGTAACAGCCATGACAACAAACAAAGTATGGAAGAATGTCTCTCAATAATGCTTGCCTGGTAAGAAGCATGATGGAAGCAAGAGAAGCAGATGATGTATCTGACGCAGCTCTTGAACGACGACCCCTCTCCCCTCTACGCACAGATTACTATGTTATTGTGTGTTGGatgatttttaagtaattaatggaTGTATAGTGATTGCATAGCGTCGAGCCATTGCCAAATTTCAAAACCAACAATTAGACTTAAATTAGGAAATTTAGTAATGTTCTGGATGTCTTCAAGAATCGAagacattatttattcaaaagtgTTCACGTCATCAAATAccgattttcaaatttttatatgaaaggcAACATAAAACACACCAAGAATTGCAACCAGTACCAGAAAAAGTAACGCTACTTGTTTACGTTTACCTATTTTTACATTGGGCGTAATgaacaatgttttttatatcacattaaaTGTTCCAAGccaataatgtataatatatttgtaaagttatactatataaaatagCTTTATTAGTAAAGCTGTTTGGACTATGTGTGGCAAAAGGCGGATATGGTAACATCCATGAAATGTGCTACGAAATGGATTATATTCACTCCTGTGTGCAGTTTTGGTCTTGGGTGTTTTAATGTGTGGCGTTATGGTACCTAGTGACGGGGGCGGTGGCAGTGTTGGCTGCCGCGTGCAGGAAGCTCTCGCGAGACCACAACCGCTTCGCACTCTCAGAGTTTGAGGATACACATTCTGACGCGCATCTGCaacacacatttataatatacacttCACATACGGTACGGTATCAAGGCAGACTTGTATTATAAGACTATAAATGACCACTTTGAAGTgtacaaaatgaaattagtgTAAAGCTTCTTCttgctgattattttttttagttagagttattttaaaatagtgcaaTCGgaaagcagagatggcccagtggttagaacgcgtgcatcttaaccgatgattgcgggttcaaacccaggcaagcaccgctgattcatgtgcttaatttgtctttataattcatctcgtgctcagcggtgaaggaaaacatcgtgaggaaacctgcatgtgacaaatttcatagaaattctcccacatgtgtattccaccaacccgcattggaacagcgtggtgaaatatgttccaaaccttctcttcaaagggagaggaggcctttagcccagcagtgggaatttacaggctgttgttgttgttgtttgttggaAACTAAAAAGTATGGACTATAGATGGTAACTGATTATAGCTGATTTTTAGAGTTGGATAACGAATATGGGTTCatataaacaattgaaataGAAGACACTTACTCGGCTCTCCTAAGTAAGAGCGAGTCTAAGTGCGCAGGCGCGCTGTGCGCGAGGTGTATGTAGGCCTCGTGCAGCAGCTCGGCCGGCAGCGTCCACAGCTCCGTGTGCCGCTCCACGAGTTGCCGGACCACGTTGATCACATCCGCTCTCTCCGACAACTGTTCTGCGCTGGAAGTCAAATTCAGCATGctgtattattttcttatactaTACTTATGACAGACAAAActgttataaaaacataaatccaAAAACGTTTGTATTGATACCCTGAATGCAGTTTCTTTCCTTTTCTAAAAATAGcaattgcaaattattttttgtattattttcaattatttatggaaataaGTTCTTATCGTTAGAgagaaaattatgttattaatgtagttactaaattatttgttaGATAGTAACTAACCTGGCAGTTTCATTAGGTTTGTTTCTATGTAAAATATTCGGGGCGAATATTGTAGCGAGATTAGCGGCGTCCATCTTGTTCCCTGGCTGCTGGTCGTCCTCCGCGTGTCCCGCGAGCTGTGACAGGAAGGAGAGCAGAGCGTTGAGGGTGTCGCGATGAGCCGCCGGCAAAAGCTGCACGATCAGTCGAAGAGCCTCCCATTGGATACGACGGTTACGGATCtctataattgaaattaaaattgataaattatgaTTACCCAAAAATtaagtgataaaatattaattcaccataaaaaaacagttgATGATAAGTGGAAAATTTCATCAACTTCTGTGGTAGATTTAACAGCGAGTTTCTAAATTCAATTTTCTATTAAGCACATATGAACATAATCTTGTCTTGACTTACTCTGTGTCTGCAAAAATGCAGGGTAAAGATCTCTGCATAGCAAGGGATCGGGGAGATCACGGAGGAATTCTTTGAGCAGCGTGGCCACGTCGTGCGGACACACCGCTGAGTCGAGCGTTGTGTCCTGACCGCGCTCCCACTCTTCGCGGAGCTGAAATTGTAAACATAatcatttttaagttataatagTTATGGAAATTACCCTAAGAATGATGCAGTATTTTACCCTTCGGTTATACCATTGACTAATATTCATTAGGAAAATAGAAGCAGGTAAATGGCTGGTGACAATTAATGCTACGTAAACATAACCTATACATTTGGCAAAGTCGAAGAATTTGTCATAAAGCcgtgcaaatatatatagtatttccTGGAAAACCCACAAGTTATCGGAAAAATGTCACAGTTCTATTTCAGAAATAAACATCCTGTATTACTGAACTTATATTTAGTGCAATATTCATTCATCAATGTAAATTTAGCCAGCTGTGTGTGTTCCGGATAATCCGATTGCCTATCTCATTTATTGCATCTTCGGAGTACCTACTACAGCAAAGTTTGTAATAAATCCCCGCCAATCTGGGTCAACGACGCGAATCGATTGCAACGGCCAATACGATGGAAAACATCTAATTTTGTCGGTCAATGTTTTATTCTTACTGCGCGTGTATGAATACGATTCGTAAACACGCCTTGGCTAGATTTACTGCTTTATTTTCTGTCATAGCAACCACATGTAATGATTGTTTGCTGTATCAGGTTTACTTTGTTTCCAAATACAAAACATCGGTTAACACATTCtgctcaaattatattttaatatacataactcCATATACCTTCTCTTTATAGAACATCTttctagaatatttatttttactaactgagattgatataaaataaaataaaaatgaataccgCCCTAATTGATGAGGTTAAATCAATGAATCAGGAACtctaacttataaaataaagaattcaaAATATGACCAGCAGTTGAGTTAGCCAAGTAAATTTACTGTAATATGCCAATGTTAAATCAAAATTTGTACTTCTAATTACCCACCTGTCTAACCCTCTTCTTTGAGGCCGACACTCGGAAGAGACCAAGGGTACGAAGACCGTGTCTTCGTAGGTGAGCTAAGCAAGCTGACACCAGCGCCGGTATTTTAGGTCCACCACCGCTTTCTTCTATACCCGACCAGCCCCACTCTCCAGAATCGCACGATTCGCTCTGAAAATGGAGAAAAGTATTTTTGatactattacttttatttatttatttatttattaaagaaccaCTAACAAAATTACATGtggatattttacataaaaattatctatCCTTAGGttgcaattatacatataatttcacTTAAAGGTTGTTACAGCTTGCATAAAAAGTTAAACTACacgaaaacatatatttttatgcctGTTAATGGGCAATTTCAATAGTAGCTAAGTTCTCAATAATATTTTCCCCAAAAGAAAACAGTTCTAAAGCAAAATGAAGTAGACAAATAATCGCATTTTATAACTGTCACGTAATATACATAAACTATGTTAAACAATTTCTAGAAGTCACTAATATCTGTCGGATAATTGAGAAATTAGTTGCGAGAATAATTCCTCTTCAAATTGGCAGTAATGAGAGTTAAATTTTATGGTCAAAATGAATAATACTTCAAAACGTCTGCTAACCACTTATTCTGATTTGTAGGTAAACAtgcgtaaaattttattacatataaatctttCTCGTCAAGAGCGAAAGTGACTGTTGCGTTACACATCTGCAGTACTTAGGACATTAATCATAAAGATCATAATTCTATAAACGTATTGGCACCGATCTTGTCTTTTACATGCTTAGccctacaaataataatatcaaagcCTAGCCTATTTTTACAATCTTAGACATTCATGGGAATTTCGGTTTGTTTCATTTCAGCTACTACATGTGCTAAGTAAGTTACCTACCTAACTTGcggtataaaaattataacttttacgAATAATACCCAGAACTGTCCGGATAAGTCAAATTTTAAATCTGGAAAATACCGACCTCTTTGATTTTCAGAAACATTAGTGATTTTTtctctatgtatatttttatgtttggttGGGCGTGTAATGCTCTGGTTTTCGTCTACACGTGGCacaaaaacataaagaaaatgtttaaacGTTCATCGTAGATAGAGGTCGTTCCTTTTTAATAATCTCCCAGGTACAATTTTAGTTAAGAATAAGTCGATCTGAGGCGACTTCGCTAAGCTTGGGATTACCCAAACTATTAAGTCAGGACTATTTGGAAAATTGATCTGGAGTTATTCCGTTATTGTTAGTACCAGAGGTTCATGGACATTGAAAGGTTCATTTAAAAACACGGATATAGCCTCCCGAAATGGTTCATCTATTTCAGTCAGTAGATATTAGGATGGGCGAGAGTCGCGTCATACGATAAAATTATCGTGGCCTTAATGAAAACAGCCGCTGTAAGGCCGTTCAGGTAACCAGATATGTGTGACGTCAACATGACGCCATACTACGTCAAATTTGACCTATTGGGACAGTTCTGGCTATTGTTTAAGCCGAACAGATGTTTAACGTACGATTCTTTTATAtcgtatttaagtatttttattacgattcGTATTTTACTTGATATTGGCAACTACCAAAGCTAAATGTTTCAATAACGCAAAATCTCTTGAATGATTGACTAGTATTACATCGTTTAAGGTTGAAAATACTGGTATATTATAGATTGATGATtaagagaatatttaaaaaatatattgttcattttcatttatagaTTCCTAAtaactattgttgttgttaatacCCTTAAAAGACGCTGTCTGTACTTTTTAGGACTATCTCGTCTGTTAGGATATGCTTTGATTGTATTCAACCACAGTGCTCATCTAGTGGATTTGCATCTTTCAGAATTTATTTAACACGTGTAGGTTCATTATGAtggtttttcaattattttattttatattatgtgagTAAGCTggcgggccacctgatggttttATGATCCAGGggcctctagttacactggctcaccggaccggtattgctgtttggtggtagaatagcTGGTGAGTGgaattgcacaaagccctacaactaAGTTAGCACTGTTCATCTATATCGAGCaccacatataaataaatataatataatataatataataatatt
It contains:
- the LOC124538079 gene encoding uncharacterized protein LOC124538079 — translated: MSVFDGEIEFKSVYMEDFVKKDKPKSPRRKAIDDDCLIVGLSRDFLKPREQPRKSPDVLCPVDFEYYKKAVERFQEDHPKLTKMYMSKDIDPVPIENEIQDLKRTEYLTKYCSRELPFMSVNLARRARALQTLRLPDDIYIPDTSQKGSYRHPKPEKYKDPPSSLSMKPKFDPSLQKELRRILRVRTGDTSYGVSHGLLAEVVLERCPFGKPREEPKYGRWRNPYIYCYRI
- the LOC124538075 gene encoding uncharacterized protein LOC124538075, producing the protein MDHYLTTYKKDYLWPNLPGSSTGTAGAGLAEVPKLSGEELAFYQACMQHTRPPDCRCPQYTGAEVQLPPGKEGGWSRNEMMGPLLDPKLYPVRVGASPETATSRYDQPNAFLDKLQSKYPMLYSILQNEASPELKQRIDRDRNKTTYQVDYCEAGPGAKFEGLQRAADESGTGPCAQPMRLPGDPCRVGPKPRRSTPKTISKQAGGSASDPRAKCETTSAVPPLGKTEYQDGVSKLGAIIMRDKLHRR